The Vidua macroura isolate BioBank_ID:100142 chromosome 9, ASM2450914v1, whole genome shotgun sequence genome has a window encoding:
- the PIF1 gene encoding ATP-dependent DNA helicase PIF1 has product MEAAELRCTAAVEQPLPGGLAPRRRVMRNATVLLGRNELRQPVLRVAGGNGAAAAALSFVLAGDAVRLFTRFAGEGRAAVRPGPDGVQVLLSDCPPDALRRFLRLLRLKVAAGSRDAPRRPRLLERPPPSFSVISPVQERDLLCGPGRRRPGEERGERPAEVPRAERRPPARLSAEQEAVLRAVRSGKSIFFTGSAGTGKSFLLKRIVGSLPPNVTYPTASTGVAACHIGGTTLHAFAGIGSGKAPLEQCIQLAERPGVRQHWLACQHLIIDEISMVDGKFFDKLEAVARAVRKRDEPFGGIQLIICGDFLQLPPVSKANEETKFCFQARCWRKCVHINMELTEVRRQTDKTFVSILSAIRLGRCTEEVTRQLMQTAAHKSERDGILATRLCTHKDDVDITNERRLQQLPGEVHVFEALDSDPMLVKLIDAQCPVGGRVELKLGAQVMLAKNLDVSQGLVNGARGVVVGFESEQKGLPKVRFLCGVTQLIKMEKWVIKGPSGVHLSRQQLPLKLAWAISIHKSQGMSLDCVEISLSRVFESGQAYVALSRARSLEGLRVLDFDPKAVRADPAVLQFYRQLRRHQLPAQDSLHTHSDTDEKENWKCN; this is encoded by the exons ATGGAGGCGGCGGAGCTGCGCTGCACGGCGGCCGTGGAGCAGCCGCTGCCGGGGGGActcgccccgcgccgccgcgtGATGCGGAACGCGACCGTGCTGCTGGGCCGCAACGAGCTGCGGCAGCCCGTGCTGCGGGTGGCCGGCGGCAacggcgcggcggcggcggcgctgagCTTCGTGCTGGCCGGTGACGCCGTGAGGCTCTTCACGCGGTTCGCGGGCGAGGGGCGGGCGGCGGTGCGGCCGGGGCCGGACGGCGTCCAGGTGCTGCTGTCCGACTGCCCCCCGGACGCGCTGCGCCGCTTCCTCCGCCTCCTGCGGCTCAAGGTGGCCGCCGGGTCGCGGGacgcgccgcgccgcccccgcctgCTGGAGCGGCCGCCGCCGTCCTTCTCCGTCATCAGCCCGGTGCAGGAGCGGGACCTGCTGTgcggccccggccgccgccgccccggcgaAGAGAGGGGGGAGCGCCCGGCGGAG GTGCCCCGCGCGGAGAGGCGGCCCCCGGCGAGGCTCTCGGCGGAGCAGGAGGCGGTGCTGCGCGCCGTGCGGAGCGGGAAGAGCATCTTCTTCACCGGCTCTGCAG GGACCGGGAAGTCGTTCCTGCTGAAGAGAATCGTGGGCTCCCTCCCTCCGAACGTCACCTACCCTACAGCCAGCACGGGAGTGGCGGCTTGTCACATTGGTGGCACTACCCTCCACGCCTTTGCAG GGATAGGCTCTGGGAAGGCGCCGCTGGAACAGTGCATTCAGCTGGCAGAGAGGCCAGGGGTGCGCCAGCATTGGCTGGCCTGCCAGCACTTAATTATTGATGAGATTTCAATGGTGGATGGCAAGTTCTTTGACAAGCTGGAAGCAGTGGCAAG GGCCGTCAGAAAACGGGATGAGCCTTTTGGAGGAATTCAGCTAATTATCTGTGGGGATTTCTTACAGCTACCCCCAGTCTCCAAGGCTAATGAAGAAACCAAGTTCTGCTTCCAG GCAAGATGCTGGAGGAAATGCGTCCACATAAACATGGAGCTGACTGAAGTGCGGAGACAGACTGACAAGACCTTTGTCTCAATCCTGAGTGCAATCCGTTTAGGCAG GTGCACAGAGGAGGTTACCAGACAGCTGATGCAGACAGCTGCTCACAAGTCTGAGCGTGATGGGATCCTGGCTACGAGGCTCTGCACCCATAAAGATGATGTAGACATAACCAACGAGAGACGCTTGCAACAGCTGCCAG GAGAAGTGCATGTATTTGAGGCTTTGGACAGTGATCCAATGCTAGTGAAGTTAATTGATGCTCAGTGTCCTGTGGGTGGTAGAGTTGAGCTAAAGCTTGGAGCTCAG gTGATGTTAGCAAAGAATCTGGATGTGTCTCAAGGGCTGGTGAATGGGGCACGAGGTGTTGTTGTAGGGTTTGAAAGTGAACAGAAGG GGCTGCCTAAGGTGAGGTTTCTCTGTGGGGTCACACAGCTcataaaaatggagaaatggGTCATTAAAGGACCATCAGGAGTTCATCTGAGTCGTCAGCAATTACCTTTAAAATTGGCATGGGCCATTTCCATTCACAAGAGTCAG GGCATGTCTTTAGACTGTGTGGAAATCTCCCTGTCTCGTGTCTTTGAAAGTGGGCAGGCTTATGTAGCCCTCTCCCGAGCCCGAAGCCTTGAGGGTCTCCGTGTTCTGGATTTTGACCCAAAAGCAGTGAGAGCTgatcctgctgtgctgcagttctACAGACAGCTGAGACGTCATCAGCTTCCAGCCCAG GATTCACTACACACCCATTCAGATACTGATGAGAAGGAGAACTGGAAATGCAACTGA
- the CFAP144 gene encoding cilia- and flagella-associated protein 144 yields the protein MEARRGERDPPDALQNRCHAERAKKERRWQLLFTQYTVNPFHPVHMVARKPMSWHENVQEPIDDEFLNLLHRAAVVPRKKYSEPQTESQEIGWHTTPLVPVDRSDIRFYFPRQTTEITIHGYPAPRGEKPKD from the exons ATGGAGGCTCGGCGCGGCGAGAGGGACCCGCCGGACGCGCTGCAGAACCGCTGCCACGCCGAGCGGGCCAAGAAGGAGCGCCGGTGGCAGCTGCTCTTCACGCAGTACACCGTGAACCCCTTCCACCCCG TTCACATGGTTGCTAGGAAGCCAATGTCTTGGCATGAGAACGTACAGGAGCCAATAGACG ATGAATTCCTGAATCTTCTTCACCGTGCAGCAGTGGTGCCAAGAAAGAAATACTCAGAGCCACAAACTGAAAGCCAAGAAATTGGCTGGCATACAACACCTTTG GTTCCTGTCGACCGCAGTGATATCAGATTCTACTTCCCACGCCAGACAACTGAGATTACCATCCATGGCTACCCTGCACCACGGGGAGAGAAGCCTAAAGACTAG
- the EBNA1BP2 gene encoding probable rRNA-processing protein EBP2, with the protein MAAAVARRGSFSDSGSDSEDSSLSDSELQEAFARGALKPGLNVVLEERPKRRNDTDGLKQCLAEFRQQLAWVERLDVTLGPVADPVSQSASASDAVDPENDFQREMSFYRQAQAAVLEALPRLRKLQVPTRRPDDYFAEMAKSDQQMQKIRQKLKSKQEAMERSEKAKQLRAMRKYGKKVQVEVLQRRQKEKKNMLNAVKKYQKGLSDKLDFLDEEQTSSQGNKKGNASQRTKKGPNAKRRYKNQKFGFGGKKKGSKWNTKESFNDVSSFQSKVAHNKGPGKGGRGGKGGKKALNKRPGKRARQKMKNRAR; encoded by the exons ATGGCGGCAGCGGTGGCGCGGCGTGGGTCCTTCTCGGACTCCGGCTCGGACTCGGAGGATTCCTCGCTCTCGGACTCGGAG CTCCAGGAGGCCTTCGCGAGGGGCGCGCTGAAGCCGGGGCTCAACGTGGTGCTGGAGGAGCGGCCGAAGCGGCGCAATGACACG GACGGCCTGAAGCAGTGCCTGGCCGAATTCAGGCAGCAGCTCGCGTGGGTGGAAAGGCTGGACGTGACCCTGGGCCCGGTCGCGGACCCCGTTTCTCAGAGTGCTTCTGCGTCTGATGCCGTTGACCCTGAGAATGATTTCCAGAGAGAGATGAGTTT CTACCGGCAGGCGCAGGCGGCTGTCCTGGAAGCCCTCCCTAGGCTGCGTAAGCTGCAAGTTCCCACGAGGAGGCCGGATGATTACTTTGCAGAGATGGCCAAATCAGACCAACAGATGCAGAAG ATTCGACAGAAACTTAAGAGTAAACAGGAAGCAATGGAAAGGTCTGAGAAAGCAAAACAACTCCGTGCAATGAGAAAATACGGCAAGAAG GTGCAAGTTGAGGTTCTGCAAAGAAgacaaaaggagaagaaaaatatgttgaatGCAGTCAAGAAATACCAGAAAG GTCTCTCTGACAAGCTGGACTTTCTAGATGAAGAGCAGACGTCATCtcaagggaataaaaaaggCAATGCAAGTCAACGGACAAAGAAGGG ACCAAATGCCAAAAGACGATACAAAAACCAgaagtttggttttggtgggaagAAGAAGGGCTCAAAGTGGAACACAAAGGAGAGTTTTAATGATGTATCCAGCTTCCAGTCGAAAGTGGCTCACAACAAAGGcccaggaaaaggaggaagaggaggaaaaggagggaaaaaagcccttAAT aagaGACCTGGAAAGAGAGCaaggcagaaaatgaagaaCCGAGCCCGCTAA